A DNA window from Opitutales bacterium contains the following coding sequences:
- a CDS encoding two pore domain potassium channel family protein has translation MIEYLARFLNIVFWSLYVLGPLLITLALMIVSLGLLVGRIEKWSIFDAAYWAFITGTTVGYGDIRPLKKRSKIISILIALLGLIFTGFLVAIAINTASMVIDELITLEIAERFKQDGKPDASERP, from the coding sequence ATGATTGAATACCTCGCCAGATTCCTGAACATCGTATTCTGGTCGCTATACGTCTTGGGGCCGCTCCTCATCACCCTCGCGCTGATGATCGTATCTTTGGGACTGCTGGTGGGACGCATTGAAAAATGGAGCATATTTGACGCTGCCTACTGGGCCTTCATCACCGGAACTACGGTCGGTTATGGCGATATACGCCCCCTCAAAAAACGCTCGAAGATCATCTCTATCCTGATCGCGCTACTCGGTCTCATCTTCACAGGCTTCCTAGTAGCCATTGCTATCAACACCGCTTCCATGGTCATCGATGAACTGATCACCCTCGAGATAGCCGAGAGATTTAAACAAGATGGCAAACCAGACGCCAGCGAACGTCCTTGA